ATTGAGAAGAAGCTACAGAGTTAGTCGTTAATTTGCGACCAAAAGCAACGGTTTTCGCTTCCGATGGATAAACAGGCGGTTTTAAAGCAGACAACATTTCCTCTGCACTAGCAAATCTTTCCCTCGGATTAAAGCGAATGGCACGATCAATAACTCCAGCTAAATTAGTATGAAGAGAAGATATTTCCTGTCGCCAGAGAATTTCACCGCTACGGGAATCAGTTTGTAAATATTGAGGATTTTTCCCCGTCAATAAATAAATAGCCGTCAAACCTAAGCTATACAAATCACTGGAATAAATGGGGCGCCCTGCCGCTTGTTCTGAAGGCATATAACCCGGAGTACCAATTGCGATCGAGCTGGTATAATGACTTTTATCGTGGGCTAACTCCGTCATTGCCTCTTTAACCGCTCCAAAGTCAATTAAAACGGGTAATTGATCATCGTAACGGCAAATAATATTATCTGGCTTTAAATCTCGGTGGATAATGTTGCGTTCATGGATAAATTGCAAAACAGGCAAAATCTGAATTAAAATCTTTTCTACTGCTTGGGAAGATAAAACCCCTTTCTGCTCTATCATTTCTTTTAAAGTTAAGCCATCAATCCATTCTTGCACCAAGAAAAAATTATTGTTTTCTTGAAAATAAGCATACAGTTGGGGTATTTGAGGATGATTTTCCCCTAAAGACTCTAAAATTCGAGCTTCCTGTAAAAAGCGATCGCACATCCAAGAAGGTAAATTTGGTTCATGAATAATCGGCTTTAACTGCTTGATAACGCATTTTCTTGAGGAAGGTAAATGAGTATCCACCCCCAAGAATGTTTCTCCAAAGCCCCCTCTGCCAAGACTTCTGATAATTTGATAGCGATTGTTTAATAGAGTTTGACTATTCATGTCCCCTAGGACTCTTTACAAAATAGAACTTATCTATCATAACCTCAGTTCAATCTAAAATTATTTAATCGGATTGACTTAATCTAAAGACATCCCCTACTTTACTTAATTTTCAGTTACACTAAATAACCATAACCTAATCTTAGTTAAGAGATTATGACGCAAAACTTTTCAGAGCAAGAATCCCCAAATCAAATTAATTCTAAGCAAAATCAGGAAAATCCTTGGATAGAAATAGCTAAAACCTTTGCCATGGCGGCAGTATTATCTTTCGGAATTCGTACCTTTGTTGCTGAAGCTCGTTATATTCCATCTTCTTCTATGGAACCCACTCTACAAATAAATGACCGTCTAATCATCGAAAAAATGACCTATCGCTTCAGAAATCCAGAAAGAGGAGATGTCATAGTTTTTAACGCCACAGAAGCCCTACAAGCACAAAATTTTTATGACGCTTTCATTAAACGTATCATTGGTTTACCCGGAGATACCGTTATGGTGAGAAATGGAGAAGTTATAGTTAATGGCAAAGTTTTAAGGGAATTTTATATTAAGGAAGAACCAGAATACAATTATGGCCCCGTTACTGTTCCTGAAAACGAGTATTTAGTATTAGGAGACAACCGTAATAATAGCTATGATTCTCACTATTGGGGATTTGTGCCTGATGATAAAATTATTGGCAGAGCATTTGTTCGCTTTTGGCCTCCTCAAAGAGTGGGTACTATAGATGAACATCCTGTATTTGCTGAAACAACTAATTAATCTGAGTTCGATATAAAATTGTCGGTTAGGTTAGGCAAGAGGCAAGAGGCAAACCCCCCTTTATCCCCCCTCGAGAGGGGCAGGGCTGTTTCATTTTCGAGAAAAAAAAGAGCGGGAGATAAGGGGAGAGGGAGATGGGGGGATTTTTGACTTGCAGATTTTAAGTAAGAATAAAAAATCTTGAAACAATCAATTAATCATAATAAATTATCAAAACTCATTACTCATTACTCGTTACTTATTACTTTCTCCAACACCTGCAACCTGAAACCCGACACCTGACACCTACTCTTATCCGATATTCTTAAACCGAACTGAGGTTAATATTAGAAAACTATTACCGTGAAGATGGTCATAATTGAGATAAAATTTTAAGGGATAAAATACAATTTCCCATAATCATGATTAAATCATATCTACGTAAAATAATCTCTTTAGTTTTAATTGTTACTATTGCTTTATTTAGTTTTAGTCAAGGTGCGATCGCACTTACAGGTAAATATACTGATGATACTTTAACTGTTATTGAAGATTTAACCCAAGTTATTGAAACACCTGCAGACGCTTCTATTGAAGTAAAAAGAGAAAATCAAACCCTTGCCCGTAAACAGATTAATGATTACGTTTCTCGCTACCGTAAAAATAATAAATATAGCGGTTTAAAATCTTTTACCACTATGCAAACCGCCCTCAATTCCTTAGCGGGTTATTACACTTCTTATGGTAATCGCCCAATGCCTGAAAAGTTGAAAAAGCGTCTTTTACAAGAATTTAAACAAGTAGAATTTGCTATTAAAAAAGGTTATTAATTCAATTTGAAATTAAGAAAAGTTTAAGTTTAAAGAGTAGGGGGTAAAAGGCAAGAGGCAAACCCCTCTGTGTCTCCCCTTAAAAGAAACCTCCCTTGCCTTCTCGAGAGAGGAGGGCAAAAGTGTTTATTTAATTAACACGCTTCCCTGACACTTTATCTCCCTAATACCCCAATACCCTATCATCATAAAACAAAGATTCTTCTATAACTTATGAATGAAGATAATTTTTTTGATATTTATCACCATAGTTTAAATAAACATAAAGAGGAATTATGTGGGGATAAAGTCAAATTTACTAAAGGAGAATCTAAAAGTACTATTGTTCTTTCTGATGGTTTAGGAAGTGGTGTTAAAGCGAATATATTAGCAACTCTCACCACTGAGATGTTAATTACTATGCTTGATGCAGATTTGCCCTTAAAAGAAGTGATAGAAACCATTGCGGGGACTTTGCCACGATGTCAGATGCGAA
This is a stretch of genomic DNA from Cyanobacterium aponinum PCC 10605. It encodes these proteins:
- the lepB gene encoding signal peptidase I translates to MTQNFSEQESPNQINSKQNQENPWIEIAKTFAMAAVLSFGIRTFVAEARYIPSSSMEPTLQINDRLIIEKMTYRFRNPERGDVIVFNATEALQAQNFYDAFIKRIIGLPGDTVMVRNGEVIVNGKVLREFYIKEEPEYNYGPVTVPENEYLVLGDNRNNSYDSHYWGFVPDDKIIGRAFVRFWPPQRVGTIDEHPVFAETTN
- a CDS encoding serine/threonine-protein kinase, producing MNSQTLLNNRYQIIRSLGRGGFGETFLGVDTHLPSSRKCVIKQLKPIIHEPNLPSWMCDRFLQEARILESLGENHPQIPQLYAYFQENNNFFLVQEWIDGLTLKEMIEQKGVLSSQAVEKILIQILPVLQFIHERNIIHRDLKPDNIICRYDDQLPVLIDFGAVKEAMTELAHDKSHYTSSIAIGTPGYMPSEQAAGRPIYSSDLYSLGLTAIYLLTGKNPQYLQTDSRSGEILWRQEISSLHTNLAGVIDRAIRFNPRERFASAEEMLSALKPPVYPSEAKTVAFGRKLTTNSVASSQYSNTSTPTSLKTKAVVQNRNSSHLSRNSTQRVISKSESTFSLNPFIPLIFLSLVAIASFFFGYKFFWSTDNDTTFNNLKLENPVDGDLPQQKENNPLTQDKRSTFPFNKPKTSDNQIPESTDNNNPADKTIDNEQPQTNQTEIGSNQGNITEKKPDTVPPNSTPVIITASPLAISNIGASASELNQRWGQPLNKNLTDSGNTVVSYNGNSPQIQEISYIIDNQTDRVIQVELIISPQSNLETITATVNKAINGNITSGVQDAIAQVMNNETDLRSFNLSNYQGMIQKRQNRLEIRLWSK
- the psb27 gene encoding photosystem II protein Psb27 translates to MIKSYLRKIISLVLIVTIALFSFSQGAIALTGKYTDDTLTVIEDLTQVIETPADASIEVKRENQTLARKQINDYVSRYRKNNKYSGLKSFTTMQTALNSLAGYYTSYGNRPMPEKLKKRLLQEFKQVEFAIKKGY